From Daphnia pulicaria isolate SC F1-1A chromosome 11, SC_F0-13Bv2, whole genome shotgun sequence, the proteins below share one genomic window:
- the LOC124315561 gene encoding von Willebrand factor D and EGF domain-containing protein-like gives MELGRPCRLSVKPALTCFAPPPAVPHTIAPASGKPITTGTQMILRCQEGFTPVGDMTLQCLHNQQWSTVKGHCKRVHCSHPVAKGAASVVVISGEADAGSGQYHFGDRLLVSCKHGRHLKGSSAILVCQADGQWTGQPPVCESQCDTVCLNGGSCNSNNRKCTCQPGYSGDRCQHAHCILPCLHGGTCIAPYRCACRPGRTGERCQTPVCDQPCLNGGRCVSPNVCTCPHGTVGPSCRKRSDIFSSRG, from the exons ATGGAACTTGGTCGACCGTGTCGCCTCAGTGTGAAG CCAGCTCTGACTTGCTTCGCGCCTCCTCCAGCCGTTCCCCACACGATAGCTCCGGCATCCGGAAAGCCAATAACCACCGGAACGCAAATGATTCTTCGCTGCCAGGAAGGGTTCACACCGGTCGGTGACATGACGCTTCAGTGTTTGCACAATCAACAGTGGTCCACTGTCAAGGGCCATTGCAAga GAGTGCACTGCAGTCATCCAGTTGCTAAAGGAGCAGCTTCTGTGGTGGTCATCAGTGGAGAGGCTGATGCTGGAAGTGGACAGTACCATTTCGGGGATCGACTTCTTGTTAGCTGCAAACATG GTCGCCATCTAAAGGGAAGTAGTGCCATATTAGTTTGCCAGGCAGACGGCCAATGGACGGGTCAGCCTCCGGTTTGCGAATCTCAATGCGATACGGTTTGTCTAAACGGAGGCTCCTGCAATTCCAACAATCGTAAATGTACTTGTCAGCCTGGATACAGCGGGGACCGTTGTCAACACG CTCATTGCATTCTGCCTTGCTTGCATGGAGGCACTTGTATTGCACCATATCGTTGTGCATGTCGACCTGGACGCACTGGAGAACGATGTCAAACAC cTGTTTGTGACCAGCCGTGCTTAAATGGAGGTCGCTGCGTTTCACCTAATGTTTGTACGTGTCCACATGGAACAGTAGGTCCTTCTTGTCGTAAGCGCAG